In Scleropages formosus chromosome 18, fSclFor1.1, whole genome shotgun sequence, one DNA window encodes the following:
- the LOC108923668 gene encoding trophoblast glycoprotein has translation MLRVPVLALSVAAVLMRAPGLRASSCPPGCECSEAALTVKCLSKELREVPAGVPGYTRNLFITGNSIRRVGPESFRGLENVSTLSLSNNRIAEVQSQAFSPLRSLRSLDLSHNELALIHPEALSVPGGSLRELNLSRALYNHSAVVDLATALRWGGLGGLLGLDLSSNRLVLLPPGMFAHLPGLRRLLLANNSLVALHNGTFAGPERLEKLDLTLNAFRTFREEGLQELERPAAVRLLLAGNPYACSCELEDFAAWLNSSRARVDDSELLTCASPPALRDASVRALGGRSLACHDGPVGEGTALALQTSYAFLGVVLGFVGVVFLFVLYLNRRGIKKWIVDTRDACRDVLEGYHYRYEMDSDPRLGHVSTSGDL, from the exons atGCTCCGCGTCCCGGTTCTGGCGCTGTCTGTGGCCGCGGTGCTGATGCGCGCTCCCGGGCTGCGCgcctcctcctgcccccccGGGTGCGAGTGCTCGGAAGCCGCGCTCACCGTGAAATGCCTGTCCAAGGAGCTGCGGGAGGTGCCCGCGGGGGTCCCCGGCTACACGAGGAACCTCTTCATCACGGGCAACTCGATCCGCAGAGTCGGACCCGAGTCCTTCAGGGGCCTCGAGAACGTGAGCACGCTGTCCCTGAGCAACAACAG gatcGCCGAGGTGCAGTCGCAGGCCTTCTCCCCGCTGCGCAGCCTCCGATCCCTGGACCTGAGCCACAACGAGCTGGCGCTGATCCACCCGGAGGCGCTGTCCGTGCCCGGCGGGTCGCTGCGCGAGCTCAACCTGAGCCGGGCGCTCTACAACCACTCGGCCGTCGTGGACCTGGCCACGGCGCTGCGCTGGGGGGGCCTGGGGGGCCTCCTCGGCCTCGACCTCTCGTCCAACCGCCTGGTGCTCCTGCCCCCCGGCATGTTCGCGCACCTGCCCGGCCTGcggcgcctcctgctggccaACAACTCTCTGGTGGCGCTGCACAACGGCACGTTCGCGGGCCCCGAGCGCCTCGAGAAACTGGACCTGACCCTGAACGCGTTCCGGACGTTTCGGGAGGAGGGCCTGCAGGAGTTGGAACGGCCGGCCGCGgtgcgcctcctgctggccgGGAACCCGTACGCCTGTTCCTGCGAGCTGGAGGACTTCGCCGCCTGGCTCAACAGCTCGCGCGCCCGCGTGGACGACTCCGAGCTGCTGACCTGCGCCTCGCCCCCGGCGCTGCGCGACGCCTCCGTGCGGGCCCTGGGGGGACGGAGCCTGGCGTGCCACGACGGCCCGGTGGGGGAGGGCACCGCCCTGGCGCTGCAGACCTCCTACGCCTTCCTGGGCGTGGTGCTGGGCTTCGTGGGCGTGGTCTTCCTCTTTGTGCTCTACCTCAACCGCAGGGGTATCAAGAAGTGGATCGTGGACACGCGAGACGCCTGCAGGGACGTGCTCGAGGGCTACCACTACCGCTACGAGATGGACTCGGACCCGCGCCTCGGCCACGTCTCCACGTCCGGAGATCTGTGA